ATTGCAACCCCGTGATGCAGCATAAACTAGAGAACGCGATCGAAAAACGCAGCCACCTGCTAGACGAGCAGACCAACGCCCTGCGGCTGGTCGATGGCGTTGGCGACGGGCTGCCGGACGTCTTTCTGGAAACCTTCGCATCACACTGGGTGGTCTCCACCCGCGACGGTCGACTCCACCCGGAGATCCGTGCATGGCTGCAGCAACAGGCACATTCTTGTTACTGGAAACGTCTCGATCAGCACGAAAAGGAAAACCCACAGCACATCGCCGGCCCGAAGCAAGACGAGCCCTTCATCGCCCGCGAAAGTGGTGTCAATTACAAGATCCACCTGCAAGCGGGCTACTCCCAAGGTATTTTCCTCGACCAGCGACTGAACCGTATCCGCGTGCGCGAGCACTCCGGCCCAGGGAAAACTGTGCTGAACACCTTCGCCTACACCGGCGCTTTTTCGGTCTGCGCCGCCCTCGCCGGAGCCACCACCACCACCCTCGACCTATCTCAAATCTATCTCGACTGGGCACGCGACAACTTCCGCGCCAACGATCTGGCTCCGGACGACCACTACTTTTGCAAAGGCGACACCTTCCACTGGCTAAAACG
This window of the Oceaniferula flava genome carries:
- a CDS encoding class I SAM-dependent rRNA methyltransferase; this translates as MQHKLENAIEKRSHLLDEQTNALRLVDGVGDGLPDVFLETFASHWVVSTRDGRLHPEIRAWLQQQAHSCYWKRLDQHEKENPQHIAGPKQDEPFIARESGVNYKIHLQAGYSQGIFLDQRLNRIRVREHSGPGKTVLNTFAYTGAFSVCAALAGATTTTLDLSQIYLDWARDNFRANDLAPDDHYFCKGDTFHWLKRFARQGRTFDGIILDPPTFSRDDKGKVFRVEKDYGRLVELAYACLAPGGWMLCCTNCRKLDPRDFSRMVRDAAPSSTITALDMPEEYTGENYLKSLWVQKR